The sequence TGAATGACATTAGCACAATCTTTCCCAATGATTTCAGAAGGCTTGTAACCTAAAAGGAACTCACAAGATGGTGAAACATATTGAATCAATCCTTGATTATCATGAATTGATATCAGGTCCGTGGAATTATCTGCCAGTAAACGGTAACGTTTTTCACTGTCCTTAAGCTTTTTTTCTAAATAGCTTTTGGTTAAGGCCAATTCTATGGCAAATTTTAATTCATGACGATCAAAAGGTTTACTAATGAAACTATGTGGGAGAGTATATTTGGCCCTTTCTTGAGTTTTTTCATCATTATACGCAGATAAATAAATTACAGGCACATCATAACTTTTTTTAATGTTTTCGATAGCTTTTACGCCATCCATTTCACCTTCTAAAACAATATCCATTAAAATAAGTTCTGGATGATGTTCTAAAGCTATTTCAATGGCTTCCTTACCTGCTGGAGCTAATAACGGCTCATAACCCCATATTTGGAGATTTGCCTCTAGTTCCATTGAAGTCAGTGCTTCATCTTCCACAATAAGAATCTTTTTTTTCATGGTCCCCTTACCAAATCTATTTTGTCACTTTGAATCGTTAATTGCTAATTAATATGATATAATTTAAAATAGATAATAAAACTAATTCATTATCATAATATGATTATCATTGATATCATTAATAATATTTGACAATCAAAATACGTATTATTCAAAAAATATGCTGTATAACTCGAGTTTTGTATCATTATTTAAAAGTTTTACTATGTCCTTATAAATATCGAACATAACTAAAAATAAGAATTAAATTTGGCAAGGGTGAATAAATCCGCTTCTAATCAGATGATCCACCATTACCATGGCCGTCGCGGCTTCTGCAACAGGAACAACTCGTGGACAGATGCATGGGTCATGGCGACCTTTTATTTCTATTTCAACATCTTCCATAGACTCTAAATCAACGGTTTTCTGTAATGTAGAAATGGATGGTGTAGGTTTAACCGCCATGCGCAGCATTATGGGCATGCCATTACTCATACCTCCTAAAATACCACCTGAAGTGTTGGTAGTTGTTTTAACTTTTTCATTATCTAAATAATATTCATCATTTATTTCTTTAGCAGTGTATTCAGGGACCTTGAAACCAAAACCTACTTCTACTCCTTTTACTGATCCAATTCCCATTAAAGCCCCGGTCAGATCCGCATCTAGTTTTCCAAAAACAGGTTCGCCTAGTCCAGCAGGAACTCCCAAAACAATTGTTTCTACAATACCGCCCACAGAGTTTCCTTCCTTTTTTGCATTGAGAATTAATTCTTCCATTTTCGCTGCTGCTTTTTTATCAGCACACCTCACAGCATTTTCCTGAGAATATTCTTCAATTAGATTTAAATTTACAGTATTTGCTTTTATTTTCCCAACCTGAGTTACATGGGCCACTATTTTAATGTCTAGTGTTTTTAGAAGCTTTTTGGCCACTGCACCACCAATTACATGGCCTATGGTGTTTCTTCCACTGCCTCGGCCACCTCCTCGGTAATCATAGTTACCATAACGGCTTATCCAGCAGTAGTCTCCATGCCCTGGTCGAGGTTTATTTTTTAGATTTTCATAGGCTGAAGAATCAGCATCTTTGTTGAAAACAACGGCCGTAATCGGAGTCCCATCAGTTTTACCTTCAAATATACCGGAAAGAATCTCAACTTGGTCAGTTTCGCCACGGGATGTGGTAAGCTGGCTTGTTCCAGGCCTTCGCTTGTTTAATTCAATTTGAATATCGTTTTCACTTAATTCCAGTCCTGCGGGGCATCCATCCACTACAGCACCCAGGGCCCGGCCATGGCTAGAGCCAAAGGTAGTAACAGCGAACATTTTTCCTGTGGTGTTTCCCATATAATCGCGTCCATAATTGTTCATAGGTGATTTAGATTAATTTAATCAATTAATATGTATTTGCCTATATTTTCTTAATGGTTTAATTTAAACTAGTTAATTATTTTATATTTAATACAAGTTTATATTTAATACAAGTTAGATTTTATTAATTAAGCTTTAATTACTTTATTTAATATATTATGATTATTGAATTTAATTAGAGGAATATTGTATTTGAATAAAATTCCTATTAAAAATAGTAAAATTATTAAGATCAATATTTCAAATAATCTTCTCTAATAATGGAATATAATGCTTTATTATAAATTTTACCCGATTTAATAACGCTATTTCGCATTATACCTTCCAAAAAAAATCCATTTTTTTCTAAAACTTTTCTAGAAGCAATATTATGGTCAAAAGGTGTAGAAAAAATCCGTTCCAGCTTTAAATTATTGAATCCGTATCCTAAAAGTCCTTTCAATGCATAAGCAGTGATACCCTGGCCCCAGTATTCTTCAGCTATCCAGTAACCTGCTTCGGCAGATATTCTCTCAATATCTCTTCCAACTTCTAGACCAACGCCACCCACGGCTTCATTATTTATGGTTATTGCAAAATTATGGGTTGTATTGCTCCTTTTGGAGAGTTTTAACCATTCTTCTCCTTTTTTCATGGTGTATGGGTTGGGAAATGAATCACGCATATTATTGGCTATTTTAGGATTATTGGCGTATTTAACTAAATTCGGGAGATCAGAATGTTGCCATTTTCGCAATACGCATTTTTCACACTCAATTATCATTTCTAAAATTCCTCTTTAATTTTTTTAATATTCTAATTTATTTTTCTAATTATTTTAATGTTTATTGAGTAAATTAATTATACATTTAAATTAAGTTAATTATTTAATTAAATTTTATAAATGGATATATTTTATATAATGTTTTTTTAGAATTATATTATGATAAAAAGACCAGGCGATTTGCTGATGGATATCTATGGGAGATTATATTCTCTCTATGGCCCGCAGGGATGGTGGCCTTTAATGGATTTTCAGGGTGAAAATCCTGCTAAAACTGGATCTATAAAAGGATATCATCCTGAAAATTATTATTTGCCTCAAACTGATAATCAAAGATTTGAAATCATGATGGGGGCCATTTTGACACAGAATACTGCTTGGACTTCTGCAGAAAAGGCTATAGCAAACCTTCATGAATTAGGGACCATAAATCCTGAAAAAATACTTAATATGGATTTGAATGATTTAAAAGAGGCCATTCGATGTGCAGGATTTTTAAATCAAAAATCGGTTTATATTCAAGAAGTTGCGAAATTTTTCATTGCATTGGAGGGTGATATTCCTACCAGAAAAGAGATATTAACAGTTAAGGGTGTGGGGGATGAAACAGCGGATTCGATTCTTCTCTATGCCTATAAAAAACCTGAATTTGTGGTTGATACCTATACTAAGAGAATATTTTATCACTTGGGCCTTATTGGGGAAAATGCCAAATATCATGAGGTCAAGAAATTATTTGAATCTAATTTGCCAAAAGAGGTTCCACTTTTTCAGGAGTATCATGCTCTTATTGTGGAACATGCTAAAAGATATTATCAGAAAAAGCCATATGGTGTGGGTGATCCTTTAATGGAATTAAGGAAATAATTAATTAAATGAAATGAATATTTTACCTATTATTAATTTTTTAATTAATTATAAATTGAATAAATTACTTAAAACATTATATATACATTTTAATAAATTTTCTTCAGGAATCAGGTGATTTAAAATGGAATTCCCCATTACCCGAATGCGTCGTTTGAGAAAAAGTCCACAGATAAGGAATATTCTACGAGAAACAACTCTTAGAAAAGAGAACTTCATTTACCCTATGTTTATAAAGGAAGATCTCAAAAATGGCCAAATCGAGCCTATTAAAACCATGCCTGGTGAAAATAGATTTTCTTTAAGTAGTGCAGTGGAAGAGGCCAAAATCATGGAAGAAAAGGGCCTTTCATCAATTTTATTATTTGGGATGCCTTCTAACAAGGATCAGTATGGAACATCTGCCTTTGATGAGAATGGAATTGTTCAAAGAGCTGTAAAGCAAATTAAAGAAGAGACAAATCTTGTAGTTATGACTGATGTATGTCTTTGTCAGTACACCACTCATGGACACTGTGGAATCATTGAAAATGACCAGATACTCAATGATGAATCTCTGGAAAACCTGGCTAGAACTGCCCTATCTCATGCAGAGGCCGGTGCTGATGTAGTGGCCCCTTCAGATATGATGGATGGTAGAGTGGAGGCTATAAGAGATTTACTTGATATTAATGACTTTCAAGATACAATTATCATGTCTTATGCGGCCAAATACGCATCTGCTTTTTATGCACCATTTAGAGAAGCAGTTTCGTCTGCTCCATCATTTGGAGATAGAAAAACATATCAAATGGATCCATCCAATTCATTGGAAGCATTAAGGGAAGCTGAACTTGATTTAATGGAAGGTGCAGATATATTGATGGTTAAACCTGCGTTAGCCTACCTGGATATTATAAAATCAGTTAAAGAAGAATTCAATGTTCCAACTGCAGCATATAGTGTTAGTGGTGAGTATTCCATGCTAAAAGCAGGAATTGAAGCAGGATATCTAACTGAAGACGCTATTTTTGAATCTATCCTCTCTATTAAACGTGCGGGGGCCGATTTAATAATTTCTAACTTCACTCCACACTTTTTAGAAATTTTAAAAAAATAATATTAAAAATATTAGTATCAATTAATTCATTCAAAAATACTCATTAAATAATTAAAATATTGTAGAAAACGCTTTTAAATAACCAAAAAACGAGTGATAACTATGGATCCAGATTATATTGCTAAATCGGCCCAGATTGCTTCGGTTCTGGAAGTTAGTGGCCATCCTAAACCAGGTAATGTTCACCGAACCCAGGATTTCCATGACATGGTATTTGAAGATTTTCTTATTAGTGGTGTGGTTATTGGAGATGTAATGCGTAAAGCTGCTTTAAGAGGTCAAAAAGCCAATAAAAATCTTGATTTTTCCCATATA is a genomic window of Methanobacteriales archaeon HGW-Methanobacteriales-1 containing:
- a CDS encoding porphobilinogen synthase translates to MEFPITRMRRLRKSPQIRNILRETTLRKENFIYPMFIKEDLKNGQIEPIKTMPGENRFSLSSAVEEAKIMEEKGLSSILLFGMPSNKDQYGTSAFDENGIVQRAVKQIKEETNLVVMTDVCLCQYTTHGHCGIIENDQILNDESLENLARTALSHAEAGADVVAPSDMMDGRVEAIRDLLDINDFQDTIIMSYAAKYASAFYAPFREAVSSAPSFGDRKTYQMDPSNSLEALREAELDLMEGADILMVKPALAYLDIIKSVKEEFNVPTAAYSVSGEYSMLKAGIEAGYLTEDAIFESILSIKRAGADLIISNFTPHFLEILKK
- a CDS encoding chorismate synthase — encoded protein: MGNTTGKMFAVTTFGSSHGRALGAVVDGCPAGLELSENDIQIELNKRRPGTSQLTTSRGETDQVEILSGIFEGKTDGTPITAVVFNKDADSSAYENLKNKPRPGHGDYCWISRYGNYDYRGGGRGSGRNTIGHVIGGAVAKKLLKTLDIKIVAHVTQVGKIKANTVNLNLIEEYSQENAVRCADKKAAAKMEELILNAKKEGNSVGGIVETIVLGVPAGLGEPVFGKLDADLTGALMGIGSVKGVEVGFGFKVPEYTAKEINDEYYLDNEKVKTTTNTSGGILGGMSNGMPIMLRMAVKPTPSISTLQKTVDLESMEDVEIEIKGRHDPCICPRVVPVAEAATAMVMVDHLIRSGFIHPCQI
- a CDS encoding endonuclease III, with translation MIKRPGDLLMDIYGRLYSLYGPQGWWPLMDFQGENPAKTGSIKGYHPENYYLPQTDNQRFEIMMGAILTQNTAWTSAEKAIANLHELGTINPEKILNMDLNDLKEAIRCAGFLNQKSVYIQEVAKFFIALEGDIPTRKEILTVKGVGDETADSILLYAYKKPEFVVDTYTKRIFYHLGLIGENAKYHEVKKLFESNLPKEVPLFQEYHALIVEHAKRYYQKKPYGVGDPLMELRK
- a CDS encoding GNAT family N-acetyltransferase yields the protein MIIECEKCVLRKWQHSDLPNLVKYANNPKIANNMRDSFPNPYTMKKGEEWLKLSKRSNTTHNFAITINNEAVGGVGLEVGRDIERISAEAGYWIAEEYWGQGITAYALKGLLGYGFNNLKLERIFSTPFDHNIASRKVLEKNGFFLEGIMRNSVIKSGKIYNKALYSIIREDYLKY